Within bacterium, the genomic segment TGATCAGCTTGAGCAGACCGGCACGGATCCCGGCCCGCCGCGCCTCCGCGATCGCCTGCAGCGCGGGCCGCACCGTGATGCCGTAGGCGACGATCACGACCTCGGCGTCCGCGGTGTCGCGCTCCTCGACCTGGATGATCTCGTCGGCGTTGTCGCGGATCTTCTTCACCAGCCGCTCGACCATCTCCTTCTGGATCTCGGGCGTCAGCACCGGGTAGCCGCGCCGGTCGTGCGTCAGGCCGGTGACGTGCACGCGGTAGCCGGTGCCCGCGGCGGGCATCTCGACGATGCCGTCCGGGCCCGGCTCGTAGAGCAGGAACTCGCCCGGCGGCTTGCTCGGCGCGCGCCGCGGCGTGACAACGATGTCCTCCACCTT encodes:
- a CDS encoding transketolase C-terminal domain-containing protein, yielding KVEDIVVTPRRAPSKPPGEFLLYEPGPDGIVEMPAAGTGYRVHVTGLTHDRRGYPVLTPEIQKEMVERLVKKIRDNADEIIQVEERDTADAEVVIVAYGITVRPALQAIAEARRAGIRAGLLKLITAWPFPEKAVRALAARVPLFVVPEINYGQMALEVERCAAGAGAKTVLLPYAGGKIHTPEMILQVVREQLAAVRDPSARRKA